In Novipirellula galeiformis, one DNA window encodes the following:
- a CDS encoding RDD family protein encodes MSVPAALDTTIAVVTPENIAFNYQLAGPFRRLPAYLIDVAVRWLVIIGIVLLMLVTGAILDLRFFGPFIGAGALILNFVVSWFYGATMETYFNGRTVGKWATGIRVIDIEGRPITGKRALIRNLLRIADFLPVAPLSSLGAEEAPPAFIIPTAMVCLLSMIFTRRMQRLGDLAAGTMVIVDERSWRLPIAKVDDPRVPALASFIPADYRVSRSMAKTLAIYAERRHYLTPARRREIAKHLTIPLIEQFEFRNDIDPDLLMYSLYYKTFLADASAELPDLGQLADFSPLARDANKPTQRFSGIPAQTPEQPQP; translated from the coding sequence ATGAGCGTCCCTGCTGCACTCGACACGACGATCGCGGTAGTCACGCCTGAAAACATCGCGTTCAATTACCAGCTAGCGGGCCCGTTCCGTCGCTTGCCCGCCTATTTGATCGACGTTGCCGTGCGATGGTTGGTGATTATCGGCATCGTGTTGTTGATGTTGGTCACCGGTGCCATTCTTGATTTACGTTTTTTTGGCCCGTTTATCGGTGCCGGTGCGTTGATTTTGAATTTTGTGGTCAGCTGGTTTTACGGTGCGACGATGGAAACGTACTTCAACGGCCGAACCGTGGGAAAATGGGCTACCGGAATTCGCGTCATCGATATCGAGGGGCGTCCAATTACGGGGAAACGCGCCTTGATTCGAAACTTATTACGGATTGCGGACTTTTTGCCGGTGGCTCCACTATCGAGCCTGGGTGCCGAAGAGGCTCCTCCGGCGTTCATCATTCCCACGGCGATGGTTTGTTTGTTGTCGATGATTTTCACTCGCCGGATGCAACGGCTGGGCGATTTGGCGGCCGGCACGATGGTGATCGTGGACGAACGCAGTTGGCGGTTGCCGATCGCCAAGGTCGACGACCCTCGCGTCCCCGCCTTGGCGTCATTCATTCCTGCGGACTATCGCGTTTCGCGTAGCATGGCCAAGACGTTAGCGATCTACGCCGAGCGACGGCATTACCTTACCCCCGCGCGGCGACGCGAAATCGCCAAGCATCTGACGATCCCGTTGATTGAGCAATTCGAATTTCGCAACGACATTGACCCCGATTTGTTGATGTACTCGCTGTACTACAAAACCTTCTTGGCCGACGCTTCCGCCGAGTTACCTGATTTGGGTCAGCTCGCTGATTTCAGCCCCTTGGCACGCGACGCGAACAAACCGACGCAGCGGTTCTCGGGTATTCCCGCTCAGACACCGGAACAGCCTCAACCATGA
- a CDS encoding stage II sporulation protein M, whose translation MNVASILDKRRVQWSELETLCDAMESRGRTDRAGGAEHRGAQGIARFASLYRSACADLALADAYQLPPNTVTYLHQLVARAHNQLYRAAPSEPSTWIDVLFYEAPRQIFADSCVRVATLLFFGLFTLAMYMGYDEQRFPGFATAVMGESQLESLESMYEDKLEGSLDHYVSMAGFYINHNTGIGLTCFASGILIIPCLFKLAYNAVVLGVAFGYMARPDVTGGENFFQFVTAHGPFELTAIALSAAAGLRLGVGWFHTGGLNRIDSLRASAIRAIPVMAAAAAMFVLAAFTEGFLSPSPLPFIFKAAWAVMSSGLITFYFVILGFPWPQRAHDDHSARNESTVGELQSSGSTSAGRVTHAT comes from the coding sequence ATGAATGTTGCTTCGATTCTTGACAAACGCCGCGTCCAGTGGAGCGAACTCGAAACGCTTTGCGATGCGATGGAATCCCGCGGACGCACCGACCGAGCGGGCGGGGCGGAGCATCGTGGTGCGCAAGGGATCGCGAGATTTGCCTCGCTGTATCGCTCCGCGTGCGCGGACCTCGCCTTGGCCGACGCCTATCAATTGCCCCCCAACACGGTCACCTACCTGCACCAACTTGTCGCCCGTGCCCACAACCAACTCTATCGCGCCGCCCCCTCCGAACCGTCGACCTGGATCGACGTGTTGTTCTACGAAGCGCCTCGACAAATTTTTGCGGACTCGTGTGTGCGAGTCGCAACGCTATTGTTTTTCGGCCTGTTCACCCTGGCCATGTACATGGGCTACGACGAACAACGATTCCCCGGGTTTGCCACCGCCGTGATGGGCGAGAGCCAACTGGAAAGCCTCGAATCGATGTACGAAGACAAACTCGAAGGCTCGCTCGACCATTACGTCTCGATGGCCGGTTTCTACATCAACCACAACACCGGCATTGGCTTGACCTGCTTCGCCTCAGGAATCTTGATCATCCCGTGCCTGTTCAAACTCGCCTACAACGCTGTCGTGCTAGGCGTCGCGTTTGGTTACATGGCCAGGCCCGATGTGACCGGAGGCGAGAATTTCTTTCAATTCGTCACGGCCCATGGCCCGTTCGAATTGACCGCGATCGCACTGTCGGCCGCCGCCGGATTGCGGTTGGGAGTGGGATGGTTCCACACCGGCGGATTGAACCGCATCGATTCGCTTCGCGCCAGTGCGATTCGTGCCATTCCTGTGATGGCCGCCGCGGCCGCGATGTTTGTGCTCGCCGCGTTCACCGAGGGCTTCCTGTCACCGAGTCCATTACCGTTCATCTTCAAAGCCGCCTGGGCCGTCATGTCCTCGGGATTGATTACCTTCTACTTCGTGATTCTCGGGTTCCCCTGGCCGCAACGTGCCCACGACGATCACTCGGCACGCAACGAGTCAACGGTGGGCGAGCTCCAATCGAGCGGTTCGACATCAGCGGGGCGTGTGACACATGCAACTTGA
- a CDS encoding DUF4129 domain-containing protein — protein sequence MRNDQTKRYNDAMGVAAYGNATLRIAIVMALIGTIAASSSGQDNSAASAPTKSFAQDALPSTNWYRPDEGTIVPVTVQTSVDDSVNRDSRWLPKPEQVAKKAAPPAPNATPAGANGGGWFGTNLTLGNLFAWFFLVAIIAGLVGTLIYALSKSDIDLSSHPRSNLIERADNPDEQTIERMKHLPAELRRTDVNLRSEALRLMNQGQYDQAVILLFAHQLLLLDRVSILRLNRGKTNGKYVRETHNADAQIGALLKQTTHAFERSYFGRQQITDAEFRDLWELNETLEGKVQLHHEVAA from the coding sequence ATGCGAAACGACCAAACGAAGCGATACAACGACGCGATGGGAGTTGCCGCCTACGGAAACGCCACGTTGCGAATCGCCATCGTGATGGCACTTATCGGTACCATCGCCGCGAGCTCAAGCGGGCAAGACAACTCCGCTGCATCGGCCCCAACGAAATCCTTTGCCCAAGACGCCTTGCCTTCGACGAATTGGTACCGCCCCGACGAAGGCACGATCGTTCCAGTGACCGTCCAAACCAGTGTGGACGATTCTGTGAATCGCGATAGCCGTTGGTTGCCTAAGCCAGAGCAAGTCGCGAAGAAAGCAGCTCCTCCGGCTCCCAATGCCACGCCGGCCGGTGCCAACGGTGGCGGCTGGTTTGGAACCAATTTAACCCTCGGCAATCTGTTCGCTTGGTTTTTCCTGGTCGCCATTATCGCGGGATTGGTCGGCACGTTGATTTACGCCTTGTCGAAATCGGACATCGACTTGAGCTCCCATCCCCGATCCAACTTGATCGAACGCGCGGACAATCCTGACGAACAAACCATCGAGCGAATGAAGCACTTGCCTGCGGAATTGCGGCGCACCGACGTAAACCTGCGTAGCGAGGCGTTGCGTTTGATGAACCAAGGACAGTACGACCAAGCAGTGATCCTACTTTTCGCCCACCAATTGTTGCTACTGGACCGCGTTTCGATTCTGCGGCTCAATCGTGGCAAAACGAACGGGAAATACGTTCGCGAAACGCACAACGCCGATGCCCAAATCGGGGCACTGCTGAAACAGACGACCCATGCATTCGAGCGTTCTTATTTTGGACGTCAACAAATTACCGATGCGGAATTTCGCGATCTCTGGGAACTCAACGAGACACTCGAAGGCAAAGTTCAATTGCATCATGAGGTAGCGGCATGA
- a CDS encoding AAA family ATPase translates to MPPRPSVPPQPSTSTAGTPQSLDDAGLDTPPPAPQPSEPLAAATSTTSTKMKPIEQLFRDISAEVSKLYVGQDELVLGTLTALFAGGHVLIESVPGLGKTLFVRTLGQVLGCEFGRIQFTADLMPSDITGAPVYDMQRSEFRFRPGPVFTQLLLADEINRSPAKTHAALLEIMQEYRVTVDGTSHRVPRPFLVLATQNPLESEGTYNLPEAQLDRFMFKLRVDYPSAKEEADILRMHSQQVDLNQRLRDEVKTVTNPERLIEAMKLCGQVLIEDSLVDYINKIVRATRTWPAFHLGASPRAGIALMQSARALAAFSGRDYAIPDDVVEITLPAMRHRVQLTAEAEIEGRTTDEELQALVRGIEVPRD, encoded by the coding sequence ATGCCACCTCGACCGAGCGTGCCACCTCAACCGAGCACATCGACGGCGGGGACGCCGCAAAGTCTTGACGACGCGGGTTTGGACACACCGCCCCCCGCACCGCAGCCCTCTGAACCGCTAGCAGCAGCCACGTCGACCACGTCGACAAAGATGAAGCCCATCGAACAATTATTCCGCGACATTTCCGCTGAAGTCAGCAAGTTGTATGTTGGTCAAGACGAGCTGGTGCTGGGCACCTTGACGGCGTTGTTTGCCGGCGGCCACGTGTTGATCGAGTCGGTTCCGGGGCTCGGCAAAACCCTCTTCGTGCGAACGCTCGGTCAAGTACTGGGATGCGAGTTCGGCCGGATCCAATTCACCGCCGACTTGATGCCTTCGGACATCACCGGAGCTCCGGTCTACGACATGCAACGTAGCGAGTTCCGCTTTCGCCCGGGACCGGTATTTACACAGCTGTTGTTAGCCGATGAAATCAATCGTTCGCCCGCAAAGACCCACGCGGCGTTGTTGGAAATCATGCAAGAGTACCGCGTCACGGTCGATGGAACGAGCCATCGGGTGCCGCGTCCGTTCTTGGTGTTGGCGACCCAAAACCCGCTTGAGAGCGAAGGCACTTACAATTTGCCGGAAGCCCAACTCGACCGTTTCATGTTCAAATTGCGAGTCGATTATCCCTCGGCCAAAGAAGAGGCCGATATCCTCCGCATGCACAGCCAACAAGTCGATTTGAATCAGCGGTTGCGTGACGAAGTGAAAACGGTCACCAATCCCGAGCGTTTGATCGAAGCGATGAAGTTGTGTGGCCAAGTCTTGATCGAGGACAGCTTGGTCGACTACATCAACAAAATTGTCCGTGCCACGCGAACATGGCCGGCATTTCATCTCGGCGCTTCGCCTCGAGCCGGCATTGCATTGATGCAATCCGCTCGCGCGTTAGCGGCGTTTTCGGGACGCGACTATGCGATCCCCGATGACGTGGTCGAAATCACCTTGCCGGCAATGCGACACCGCGTTCAACTGACGGCCGAAGCCGAGATCGAAGGCCGCACGACGGACGAAGAATTACAAGCACTTGTGCGAGGCATCGAGGTGCCTCGTGATTAG
- a CDS encoding MotA/TolQ/ExbB proton channel family protein — MDGWNPIANSFLSATTAGLLAQTETPEAAGMFDIILSGGIIGLLILLVLFALSIAAAYLVFDQTMTLRKSDVLPEGVSDTVRQALLNARVNEADTACRREPSVLSVVLLSGLSELEFGWREVEKAVEDSLAEQSARLMRRIEYLSVIGNIAPMVGLLGTVTGMIFAFQQVATTRGAAGAGDLAEGIYQALVTTVGGLIVAIPSLAAYAICRNRVDSLIAQVAYQAQHALTPIKRRPTARTRTPNPNPAGPSASRPPHNPPTGNPPAPPKS, encoded by the coding sequence ATGGATGGATGGAACCCGATCGCCAACTCATTTCTTTCCGCCACAACGGCCGGATTGCTCGCGCAAACGGAAACGCCTGAAGCCGCAGGTATGTTCGACATTATCCTGAGTGGAGGCATCATTGGACTGCTGATTCTGCTGGTGTTATTTGCCCTCAGCATTGCGGCGGCTTATTTGGTGTTCGACCAAACGATGACCCTTCGCAAATCCGATGTTCTGCCCGAGGGCGTCAGTGACACGGTTCGCCAAGCCCTCTTAAACGCACGCGTCAACGAGGCCGATACGGCATGTCGACGTGAACCGAGCGTGCTCAGTGTGGTGTTGTTGTCGGGATTATCCGAACTGGAATTCGGTTGGCGAGAAGTGGAAAAAGCGGTGGAAGATTCCTTGGCCGAACAATCCGCTCGCTTGATGCGGCGGATCGAATACCTGAGCGTGATCGGCAATATCGCTCCGATGGTAGGGCTATTGGGAACAGTGACGGGAATGATCTTCGCGTTTCAACAAGTCGCCACGACGCGCGGTGCCGCCGGCGCAGGCGATCTCGCCGAAGGGATCTATCAAGCCCTGGTGACCACGGTCGGTGGGTTGATCGTCGCGATTCCATCGCTCGCGGCTTACGCCATTTGCCGCAACCGGGTCGATTCCTTGATTGCCCAGGTCGCTTATCAAGCTCAGCACGCCCTGACGCCGATCAAACGGCGTCCTACCGCGCGGACGCGAACGCCGAATCCGAATCCCGCTGGACCGTCGGCCTCGCGTCCTCCGCACAACCCTCCGACGGGAAATCCTCCCGCGCCCCCCAAGTCGTAG
- the ligA gene encoding NAD-dependent DNA ligase LigA → MVNELIAKRVAELRTEIRRLDHLYYVEATSEVTDLQYDRLLEELKRLETEHPELASADSPTQRVGDAPVEHLVQVPHTVPMLSIDNTYSREELKAYFDRTEKLLGEPIQWVMEFKIDGVAASVRYEQGQLVTALTRGNGQVGDDITHNARTIRDLPLRLVGETPPSVLEVRGEVYMTNADLADLNLRQTEAGSEPFKNTRNVTAGTIRLLDPSIATERKLRFFCHGIGESEGLSAQDHIAFLDEVGKLGIPPTPQVQVLENSAEALKAVAVFEEEMPDLPFEVDGIVFKVNRFDQRERLGIRSKSPRWVIAYKFERYEAVTLLRSISVQVGKTGAITPVAHLQPVDIADTTVSRASLHNADEIERLDVREGDVVVVEKAGKIIPKVVRVEKHERKSELPPFRFPTHCPECSTELVRDDGGVYIRCPNPECPAQLRQRLIYFGSRPGMDIDGLGDELVELLVQRGIVSSYADLYRLTVNELADVHWLKQRKGKDGKMIDVQVGKKNAENLVAGVEASRSRGLARVLASISIRHVGPRVAQLITRQYPTLDQLQSASVEDLASIHEIGDAIAKSMHEFLHSDYGSKVFAELRAANVKLSEELPDLGDAPLAGKTLVVTGTLQHFNRDEIKALIEKLGGRASSSISKKTDYLVAGEKAGSKLTKAKSLGVNVLTEIEFKALIDS, encoded by the coding sequence GTGGTAAACGAATTAATCGCAAAACGTGTGGCCGAGTTGCGAACCGAAATCCGCCGTTTGGATCATTTGTACTATGTCGAAGCGACGTCGGAAGTCACGGACCTTCAATACGACCGACTTCTCGAAGAGCTCAAGCGGCTTGAAACCGAGCACCCTGAACTCGCTTCGGCCGACTCGCCCACCCAGCGAGTTGGCGACGCACCGGTGGAGCACTTGGTTCAAGTGCCTCATACCGTACCGATGCTGTCGATCGACAACACGTACTCTCGCGAAGAGCTGAAAGCCTATTTCGACCGCACCGAAAAACTGCTCGGCGAACCGATCCAATGGGTGATGGAATTCAAAATTGACGGGGTCGCGGCGTCGGTCCGCTACGAGCAAGGCCAGCTGGTCACGGCGCTCACGCGTGGCAATGGACAAGTCGGCGACGACATTACGCACAATGCGCGCACGATCCGCGATCTGCCACTGCGACTCGTTGGCGAGACCCCGCCATCGGTGCTCGAAGTTCGCGGCGAAGTTTACATGACCAATGCGGATTTGGCCGATTTGAATCTCCGCCAAACCGAGGCCGGTTCCGAACCGTTCAAAAACACACGCAATGTGACCGCAGGGACGATTCGCTTGCTCGATCCGTCCATCGCCACCGAACGCAAACTTCGCTTTTTCTGCCACGGCATCGGAGAATCCGAGGGTCTGAGTGCCCAAGACCACATCGCTTTCTTAGACGAAGTCGGAAAATTGGGAATCCCTCCGACACCGCAAGTCCAGGTCCTTGAAAACTCAGCCGAGGCACTCAAAGCCGTCGCGGTCTTCGAAGAGGAGATGCCCGACCTGCCGTTTGAAGTCGACGGCATCGTTTTCAAAGTCAACCGATTTGATCAGCGTGAGCGGTTGGGCATCCGCAGCAAGAGCCCACGCTGGGTCATCGCTTACAAGTTCGAGCGGTATGAAGCGGTCACGCTGCTCAGGTCGATCAGCGTGCAAGTGGGCAAGACGGGCGCGATCACTCCGGTCGCCCATTTGCAACCGGTCGATATCGCCGACACGACCGTCTCGCGAGCGTCGTTACACAATGCTGACGAAATCGAGCGGCTTGATGTTCGCGAAGGCGATGTCGTGGTCGTGGAAAAGGCGGGCAAGATCATCCCCAAGGTGGTGCGGGTTGAGAAACATGAACGGAAATCCGAGCTTCCCCCGTTTCGCTTCCCAACCCATTGCCCCGAATGCAGCACCGAGTTGGTCCGTGACGATGGCGGCGTCTACATTCGCTGTCCCAATCCCGAATGTCCCGCACAATTACGTCAACGGCTCATCTATTTCGGCAGCCGTCCGGGCATGGACATCGATGGTCTGGGCGACGAATTGGTCGAATTGCTAGTCCAACGGGGAATCGTTTCGAGCTATGCCGATCTGTATCGGTTGACCGTGAATGAACTTGCCGACGTCCATTGGTTGAAACAACGTAAAGGCAAAGACGGCAAAATGATCGACGTTCAAGTCGGCAAGAAGAATGCCGAAAACTTAGTCGCCGGCGTCGAAGCAAGTCGATCGCGTGGTCTGGCTCGTGTCCTGGCATCGATTTCGATTCGGCATGTGGGACCACGTGTGGCTCAGTTAATCACACGCCAATATCCCACCCTCGACCAATTGCAATCCGCGTCGGTCGAGGACTTGGCCTCGATTCACGAGATCGGTGACGCGATTGCCAAGAGTATGCACGAGTTCTTGCACAGCGATTATGGGAGCAAAGTTTTTGCCGAACTGAGAGCCGCGAACGTCAAACTAAGCGAAGAGCTTCCCGATCTGGGCGATGCCCCTTTGGCGGGAAAGACGTTGGTGGTCACGGGAACGTTGCAACATTTCAATCGCGACGAGATCAAAGCCTTGATCGAAAAACTTGGCGGCCGTGCCTCGAGCAGCATCAGCAAGAAAACCGATTACTTGGTCGCGGGCGAAAAGGCGGGTAGCAAATTGACGAAAGCCAAGTCACTCGGGGTCAACGTGTTGACGGAAATCGAGTTCAAAGCGTTGATCGATTCGTAA
- a CDS encoding membrane or secreted protein containing Prepilin-type cleavage/methylation: MKRIQKNGFSFLEVIAAAVILFVVSAATVATFAPAQATTEHRLPPGEIENLNRLAQTYLQEIGMFPRNIHDMVRCGYVPNTTPSEQARVTQIRRDYTYDHATGTFSPR; encoded by the coding sequence ATGAAACGTATTCAAAAAAATGGTTTTTCTTTCCTTGAAGTGATCGCAGCAGCAGTGATCTTGTTTGTGGTTAGCGCCGCGACGGTAGCAACGTTTGCTCCGGCGCAAGCGACAACGGAGCACCGTTTGCCCCCAGGCGAAATCGAGAATCTCAATCGTTTGGCACAAACCTATCTCCAGGAAATTGGCATGTTTCCACGAAATATCCATGATATGGTGCGTTGCGGCTACGTGCCCAACACGACCCCTTCGGAGCAAGCTCGAGTCACTCAAATCCGTCGTGATTACACTTACGACCATGCAACGGGAACGTTTTCCCCACGCTAA
- a CDS encoding aldehyde dehydrogenase family protein, producing MSKLFQSTSPLDDSVVFQGPTSTPQQIAQAFTSAQESTAFWRRTSVSQRIQIALNYAQYLSEHRDEIRTLISQEVGKLPWDADAEVNAAIGKIDLTVTALSQRRSTTLIDERSPRRVVRYHPLGVALVLGPFNFPLHLPGGQIVPALLAGNTIVFKPSDQATAVGAWMVDAWRHAGMPDGVLQMIQGGIETATTAIDSPLLDAVFLTGSRAAGRAIHRQLSGRPEVLLALELGGNNPIVVCDSVPPQAAANLVTFSAFISSGQRCSCARRAILVAGEHSDQQLDAIIAQTQSLRVGLPSDPTMPHVGPLISASAAAGLNQTYDRLLTHGCKPLLPWKVAPQRNNLVHPAIVDATHCSDDELKAIGQWEWFGPLLVIQRVDDFESALRAAANTPYGLAASLVGGNEAMFETFVDRVGAGVVNWNGPTTGAAGSLPFGGLGDSGNHRPAGFHAIDFCSDPVASLQTESQTESFENLDPWNVAK from the coding sequence ATGTCAAAATTGTTTCAAAGCACCAGCCCGCTGGATGACTCGGTTGTCTTCCAAGGCCCCACTTCCACGCCGCAACAAATCGCGCAAGCGTTTACATCGGCGCAGGAATCTACGGCATTTTGGCGTCGCACGTCTGTGTCACAGCGAATCCAAATTGCACTCAACTACGCTCAATACTTGAGTGAGCATCGCGATGAAATTCGCACTTTAATTTCTCAAGAAGTTGGCAAATTGCCGTGGGATGCGGATGCGGAAGTCAATGCGGCAATCGGCAAAATCGATCTCACCGTCACCGCCCTCTCCCAGCGGCGCAGCACGACCCTCATTGACGAGCGTTCGCCGAGACGCGTTGTCCGCTATCACCCGCTAGGCGTTGCCTTGGTGCTCGGACCATTCAATTTCCCGCTCCATCTACCCGGCGGACAAATCGTCCCGGCACTGTTGGCGGGCAACACCATCGTCTTCAAGCCGAGTGACCAAGCGACCGCAGTGGGAGCTTGGATGGTCGATGCATGGCGTCACGCGGGAATGCCCGATGGCGTACTGCAAATGATCCAAGGCGGCATCGAAACGGCAACCACTGCGATCGATTCTCCCTTGTTGGATGCCGTTTTCTTGACCGGCAGCCGAGCGGCCGGCAGGGCCATCCACCGTCAACTCAGCGGACGCCCCGAGGTGTTGTTGGCATTAGAGCTGGGCGGCAACAATCCGATCGTGGTCTGCGACTCGGTTCCGCCGCAGGCCGCCGCCAACCTCGTCACCTTTTCGGCGTTCATTTCCTCGGGACAACGCTGCTCTTGTGCCCGGCGGGCCATCCTCGTCGCAGGCGAACACAGCGATCAACAGCTCGACGCGATCATCGCCCAAACTCAATCGCTCCGCGTTGGATTGCCGTCGGATCCCACGATGCCCCACGTCGGCCCCTTGATCTCCGCCTCCGCCGCGGCGGGGCTGAACCAGACTTACGACCGTCTTTTGACGCACGGTTGCAAGCCCTTGCTGCCTTGGAAAGTCGCCCCGCAACGAAACAACCTGGTGCACCCCGCGATCGTCGACGCAACCCACTGTAGCGACGACGAGCTCAAAGCGATTGGACAATGGGAATGGTTTGGACCGCTGCTTGTAATCCAACGAGTCGATGATTTCGAATCCGCCCTCCGCGCGGCTGCGAACACGCCCTACGGATTGGCCGCTTCGCTGGTAGGAGGCAACGAAGCCATGTTCGAAACCTTTGTTGATCGGGTCGGTGCGGGCGTCGTCAACTGGAACGGCCCGACCACCGGCGCAGCGGGAAGTTTGCCATTTGGCGGTTTGGGCGACAGCGGGAATCATCGACCGGCCGGTTTTCACGCGATCGACTTTTGCAGCGATCCCGTTGCCTCGCTGCAGACGGAGTCACAAACCGAGTCATTCGAAAATCTCGATCCGTGGAACGTTGCAAAGTAA
- a CDS encoding sulfatase family protein, with amino-acid sequence MIFTFAKSSLASFTIAVGTGLIASLLLSTPLQAEPSDRPNIILCMADDQGWGDTAYNGHPLLKTPHLDAMAAEGLRFDHFYAAAPVCTPTRASVLTGRHPNRSGAFSWGLPMRPQEITVAERLQAAGYVTGHFGKWHLGSVLKDSPVNPAAAGFDQWLSAYNFYDNDPLLSREGTAVALEGESSIVTVDAAIEFIKEQNSKGKPFLAVVWFGSPHSPHRAAPQDRKLYEGQKHADWLGEITGLDRAVGKLQAALQDEGIRDNTLFWYTSDNGGLQTASSGGRNKKGSIYEGGLRVPAIIQWPSRIKTPRVTQAVANSSDIYPTLMEILEIDTEPQPELDGVSLVSVIDNKSDQRVKPMGFWSFNARGILTPSDAWMQELLAAQKSGKEDRDESRLMLNAAEIKQQYEADYFVGHSAWNDWPWKLHRISGAAKNKHAADKNVTTELYNLATDPMETKDLASQHPQRVAAMREQLEAWQASVIQSLNGKDYPESH; translated from the coding sequence ATGATCTTCACGTTTGCCAAATCATCGCTCGCTTCCTTTACCATTGCGGTGGGGACAGGCCTAATTGCGTCCCTGCTTCTATCCACCCCGCTGCAAGCGGAGCCAAGCGATCGTCCCAACATCATCTTGTGTATGGCGGATGATCAAGGTTGGGGGGACACGGCTTACAATGGACATCCGTTGCTGAAGACTCCCCACTTGGATGCCATGGCAGCCGAAGGGCTGCGATTCGATCATTTTTATGCTGCCGCGCCCGTTTGTACTCCCACTCGCGCGAGTGTGTTGACCGGGCGACATCCCAATCGCAGTGGTGCATTTTCTTGGGGGCTGCCCATGCGTCCTCAAGAGATCACGGTGGCCGAGCGTCTTCAGGCGGCCGGCTATGTCACCGGACATTTTGGCAAATGGCATCTGGGGTCGGTGCTCAAAGACAGTCCCGTGAATCCCGCCGCTGCGGGATTCGATCAATGGTTGTCCGCTTATAATTTTTATGACAACGATCCGTTGCTCAGCCGCGAAGGAACTGCCGTTGCACTGGAGGGTGAAAGCTCGATCGTGACCGTCGATGCGGCAATCGAATTCATCAAGGAGCAAAACTCCAAAGGCAAACCGTTTTTGGCAGTCGTTTGGTTCGGTTCACCCCACAGCCCTCACCGCGCAGCCCCACAGGACCGCAAGCTTTACGAAGGCCAGAAACACGCGGATTGGCTGGGCGAAATCACGGGACTCGATCGGGCGGTCGGTAAATTGCAAGCCGCCCTGCAAGACGAAGGAATTCGCGACAACACGCTGTTCTGGTACACCTCGGACAACGGTGGACTACAAACGGCGAGCAGTGGGGGACGCAACAAGAAGGGTTCGATCTACGAAGGGGGACTGCGCGTTCCCGCAATCATCCAGTGGCCGAGTCGGATCAAAACGCCTCGCGTCACTCAGGCGGTCGCCAATTCGTCGGACATCTATCCGACATTGATGGAGATCCTGGAAATCGACACCGAACCGCAACCGGAACTGGATGGGGTGAGTCTGGTCTCGGTGATCGACAACAAATCCGACCAACGCGTCAAGCCGATGGGATTTTGGAGTTTCAACGCACGTGGAATCCTGACGCCTAGCGATGCTTGGATGCAAGAGTTGTTGGCGGCCCAGAAATCGGGCAAAGAGGACCGCGATGAATCGAGATTGATGTTGAACGCGGCTGAAATCAAACAGCAATACGAGGCCGACTACTTTGTTGGACATTCGGCGTGGAACGATTGGCCTTGGAAACTCCACCGCATCAGCGGCGCAGCCAAGAACAAACACGCGGCGGACAAAAACGTCACGACCGAACTGTACAATCTTGCAACCGACCCGATGGAAACGAAGGACCTTGCAAGTCAACATCCCCAACGCGTCGCGGCGATGCGAGAACAGCTCGAAGCGTGGCAAGCGTCCGTAATCCAAAGTCTGAACGGCAAAGATTACCCAGAGTCACACTAG